DNA from Garra rufa chromosome 5, GarRuf1.0, whole genome shotgun sequence:
CGATGTTattaatgattttattatttaattctaCCAAATTACCCTCCACTGTATCTATAATGAGCAGCAAACAACTTTAGGCATTTACAATGTCTGCCCATACTTCTGTGGATATTTTCgtgaaagtaactcaaaagtaactaGAAGTAGTGTAACTCATTACAAttcagagacagtaatattgtaatgtaactaattacttttaaagacagtaactagtaatatataatgtattaccaTTTGAAAGTAACTTGCCCAACACTGTAAACCAGTACGTTTAAAGAGGTCaccggatgcaaaactaactgtACATCTtgttaaaaggaaagcaccgatcctaatctacatatgcgtctatgtttgtgtgaatcattcgtgatgcagcttcacccacagcagaagtgagcatAAGGGTTTTTTAcgtatctttgcaaatggcctttcttaataatgtgcttgttggcaagtttagccgataaacgcagctaaatgcggctaaagtaaacattacatctcataattccacagtagagaggggcggggcgagcagagctcatttgcatttaaagggcccatgcaataaaatgaaggtttgaaagtgttttttacactactattgagatttttttaattttttaaattacgattttactcacccccatgtcatccaaaatgtttatgTCATTCTATCTTtggttgcaaagaaattaaggtttttaaagaaaacattacaggatttttctctatatagtggacttcaatgaggatcaatgggttgaaggttcaaattgcagtttcaatgcagcttcaaagggctctacacgatcccagccgaggaatagggGTCTTCTCTATTGAAACAATCtgctgttttctttaaaaaatttacatttatatactttttaaccacaaatgcttgtttggcactagctctgcgatgcacgtcTACGACTTCATGGATTATGTGGtttgttctttgtctgtgtacttggggtcaaaaaggtagggtaggaaaaactccatcttattttctcctcaaacttcaaaattgtctaaCATTATTCTTTTAGGGCGTCTGACTTTCTTGCAAGTTCGCTTTGTACACCGTCGGTATTGCCGCCTATGTTACGCGTTACTTTTCCAACGTATGTGAAGTTGAGCTAgtgtaagacaagcatttgtggttaaaaagtatatacatgtttattgttttaagaaaatggctgatcattttgctagataagacccttattcctttgaagctgcactgaaattgcAGTTTGGAACTTTAACGCGTTGGATAGTCtactatatggaggaaaatcctggaatgttttccttaaaaaaagcTTAAtatctttgcgactgaagacagaaagacatgaacattttggattacatgagggtgagaaaatgatcaggaaatttttattctggacgTCAACTTATCCTTAGATCAACTCTTTCTAGAAAAAGTCTGTACCTGGCAGGTACTTGCTGATGATGTTGGCTGTCTCTGTAGCTCTGGTCATGGAGGAGTGGATGAGAACGTTGTACTTCAGTCCAAGCGCTGCTAATCTCTGTCCTGTATACTCAGCTTGTTCACGTCCTACAGCGAAGACAGAAACCagcatttgaagtcaaaagtttacatacacctcgcagaatcagcaaaatgttcattattttaccaaaatacgagggttcataaaaaatgcatgttattttttacttagtactgacctaaataagatatttcacataaaagacatttacattcgttcaaaagtttacatacacttgattcttaatactgtgttgttacctgaatgatccacagctgttttttttttgtttgtttagtaatagttgtttagaagtccattgtttgtcctgaatagttaatagtgaatactgaatagtgttttttcagcatttgtgtattcaaaccctttcaactcatatgcaactgtctattacaaaaggttcaaatgctcactgctgctccagaatgaaaatcaatgcattaagagccaggggtgtaaacttttaaacagaatgaagaggtgtacattttccttattttgcctaaatatcatattttttccatttagtactgcccttcagaagcaaatAAAGATACTTGTTCcccatgttccccagaagacaaaacaagttaaatttacccttattATATGGGACATgacattttttctgaagaacagcaggcagtttaactgttcaggacaaacaaaggactcatgaagaacaactatcactaaacaaaaaaaaaaaaaaacacagctgtggatcatttaggttgTAACTCAGTactaaaaatcaagtgtatgtaaacttttgaacagggtcgctttttataaattcaactattattgtctcatgtggactatacgtgaccctggaccacaaaaccagtcttaagtcgctggggtatatttgaagcaatagccaaaaatacattgtatgggtcaaaattattgatttttcttttatgtcaaaaatcattaggtaattaagtaaagatcatgttacattaagattttttgtaaaattcctactgtaaacctatcaaaatgtaatttttgattagtaatatgcattgttaagaacttaatttggacaactttaaagatgattttctcagtattttgatttttttgcaccctcagattccagattttcaaatagatgtatctcggccaaatattgtcctatcctaacaaactatacatcaatagaaagcttatttattgagctttcatatgatgtatatatctcagttttgtaaaaatttaaccttatgactggttttgtgctccagggtcacatatgtaaatgtcttttatgtgaaataccttattcaggtcagtactaaataaaaaacaacatgcattttgtatgatcccttttattttggtaaaataactaaggtgtaagtaaacttttgacttcaactgtatgctgATGGATCAGTACCTAAAGGTGTCAGGATCCTCTCTTTATCTCCTTCCCCCTTGAGGTTGTATTGAGAGTGTCTGATGAGGCAAATGTAGCGTGTGGCTTTGGGTTTGTTGTTCTCTGCATCTGGACTTCCACTGTCACCAGCACTCTCCTTTCTCTTCCCGTTCACCAGAGAGGAGGGATCACGCCTGAAAGTATCAAAAAGTGTTCAAACTGGCTATTCACAAAGAAGTCCCACTGACTGAACTCAATTCAGTAACTGATGACAACATTGCTTAACCAGGTCCAATACTAAACCTTTCTGAGCCAAAAAAAAGATCCCTGCCATAATTTTAATCACTGACTAATGTGGTGTGGCTTAGTGGGATTGAATCCAGGGTTTTAGGGTCAAACCTTAAACTGGGTGATCCATTAATTATCAGCACTCATCAAGGTATTAGAACTCAGGCTACATTACGGTTATTGTACATGGTGCCATGGCAGCCCCAATGGTTTTCTAAACATGTACCATGGTATTCCTCGAGGTATTGCTATGTAAATAGAATGGCAAGTTAATCAGAAATACGTTTATATTGCTTACTTGTCCCAGTTATTATCCCATCCGTTCACAGTGGGCCATGTCGCAGGTTGCGCTGCGTGCACGGCAGCCAGAGTCTCTTTCAACCGGCATCGTTCTCCAAAGTACCCTTGCTTATCTGCCGCGACCGCCGCGCACACAAGCACCGCGGATCCACCGGCGA
Protein-coding regions in this window:
- the pgam5 gene encoding serine/threonine-protein phosphatase PGAM5, mitochondrial isoform X1, whose product is MSFRRAISLACGFAGGSAVLVCAAVAADKQGYFGERCRLKETLAAVHAAQPATWPTVNGWDNNWDKRDPSSLVNGKRKESAGDSGSPDAENNKPKATRYICLIRHSQYNLKGEGDKERILTPLGREQAEYTGQRLAALGLKYNVLIHSSMTRATETANIISKYLPGVELVSCDLLREGAPIEPVPPVTHWKPEAVQYHEDGARIEAAFRRYIHRADPKQKEDSYEIIVCHANVIRYFVCRALQFPPEGWLRMGLNNGSITWLTIRPNGRVALRSLGDSGFMPPDKLSRT
- the pgam5 gene encoding serine/threonine-protein phosphatase PGAM5, mitochondrial isoform X2 encodes the protein MSFRRAISLACGFAGGSAVLVCAAVAADKQGYFGERCRLKETLAAVHAAQPATWPTVNGWDNNWDKRDPSSLVNGKRKESAGDSGSPDAENNKPKATRYICLIRHSQYNLKGEGDKERILTPLGREQAEYTGQRLAALGLKYNVLIHSSMTRATETANIISKYLPGVELVSCDLLREGAPIEPVPPVTHWKPEAVYHEDGARIEAAFRRYIHRADPKQKEDSYEIIVCHANVIRYFVCRALQFPPEGWLRMGLNNGSITWLTIRPNGRVALRSLGDSGFMPPDKLSRT